In the genome of Desulfofarcimen acetoxidans DSM 771, one region contains:
- a CDS encoding DUF4406 domain-containing protein yields MKLVYICSPYAGDIESNTRFAKAACRYAAEQDCAPVAVHLLYPQILNDAVPAQREIGIWMGLRVLASSDELWICGSRISHGMSCEIAEAERLGIPIRRITEEQIQGSCRIKHNDPEERTVMPEDTPSPCMKLNL; encoded by the coding sequence ATGAAGCTGGTATATATCTGTTCGCCATACGCCGGGGATATCGAAAGCAACACCCGGTTCGCCAAAGCTGCCTGCCGATATGCCGCGGAGCAGGACTGCGCGCCTGTTGCCGTCCACCTGCTATACCCGCAAATACTGAATGATGCCGTACCCGCCCAGCGGGAGATCGGCATCTGGATGGGGCTACGGGTGCTGGCTTCCAGCGATGAGCTGTGGATATGCGGCTCGCGTATCAGCCACGGCATGAGCTGTGAAATCGCGGAAGCCGAGCGGCTCGGCATACCGATCAGACGCATAACAGAAGAACAAATACAAGGAAGCTGCCGCATAAAACACAACGATCCCGAAGAAAGAACGGTCATGCCGGAGGATACGCCTTCCCCCTGCATGAAGCTCAATTTGTGA
- a CDS encoding conjugal transfer protein TrbL family protein: MFIWDFVADTVLGQIVDWFYGQVIGFLGNFFTEMNNMGADLFDMTWVQSIVLFFVYLAWALYGTGLVVSAFECGIEYQNGRGSIKDAAMNAIKGFMAVSLFSVVPVELYKLSISLQSSLTAGITGFGSGIDTIASNIISELSAAGNLESAGSVFGFGSVTSPIMMLFIVILMGYAVIKVFFANLKRGGILLIQIAVGSLYMFSVPRGYLDGFASWSKQIIGLCLTAFLQSTILIAGLMVVKEHALLGLGLMLAAGEVPRIAGAFGLDTSTKGNLMSAVYTAQTAVNMTRTVVKAVAAK; the protein is encoded by the coding sequence GTGTTTATATGGGATTTTGTCGCCGACACCGTGCTGGGGCAGATTGTTGACTGGTTCTATGGTCAGGTGATCGGCTTCCTCGGCAATTTTTTCACTGAGATGAACAACATGGGAGCCGACCTGTTCGATATGACCTGGGTACAGTCCATCGTCCTGTTTTTTGTTTATCTGGCTTGGGCGCTCTACGGCACAGGACTGGTAGTCTCGGCCTTCGAGTGCGGCATCGAGTACCAGAACGGCAGAGGCAGCATCAAGGACGCGGCCATGAATGCCATTAAAGGTTTTATGGCTGTCAGCCTGTTCTCCGTCGTGCCCGTGGAGCTGTATAAGCTGTCAATATCTCTGCAGAGCAGTCTCACGGCTGGAATCACTGGCTTCGGAAGCGGCATCGACACCATCGCAAGCAATATCATCAGTGAACTGAGCGCGGCCGGAAATCTTGAAAGCGCGGGAAGCGTTTTCGGCTTTGGCTCCGTCACCAGCCCCATTATGATGCTTTTTATCGTCATCCTCATGGGCTATGCCGTGATCAAGGTGTTCTTCGCCAACCTGAAAAGAGGCGGCATCCTGCTCATCCAGATCGCGGTCGGCAGCCTGTATATGTTCTCCGTCCCCCGCGGCTATCTTGACGGCTTTGCCAGCTGGAGCAAGCAGATTATCGGACTGTGTCTTACAGCCTTCCTGCAGTCCACCATCCTCATCGCGGGGCTAATGGTGGTCAAGGAACATGCCCTGCTTGGACTTGGGCTGATGCTGGCCGCCGGAGAGGTGCCGAGAATTGCCGGAGCCTTCGGGCTGGACACCAGCACCAAAGGCAATCTGATGAGCGCGGTTTATACGGCACAGACCGCCGTCAACATGACGAGAACTGTGGTGAAGGCGGTGGCCGCAAAATGA
- a CDS encoding gamma-glutamylcyclotransferase family protein, translated as MKNKMLYIAYGSNLNLPQMAMRCPTAQVVGASEIMDYELRFRGGRTSAVATVEPLKGSNVPVLLWTLKDRDLQALDRYEGYPHLYRKEILELELKGKPVLGMLYIMDDRHPFGSPSDYYLNVIAEGYKTAGFDTEILDRAVERSISLAREQEEQEPEQGTLFSPKWR; from the coding sequence ATGAAAAACAAGATGCTCTACATCGCCTATGGCAGCAATCTTAACCTGCCTCAGATGGCGATGCGCTGCCCCACCGCACAGGTGGTGGGCGCCAGCGAGATCATGGATTACGAGCTGCGGTTCCGAGGCGGACGGACAAGCGCCGTCGCAACCGTGGAACCGCTCAAAGGCTCCAACGTCCCTGTTCTTTTATGGACGCTGAAGGATCGGGACCTGCAGGCCCTTGACCGTTATGAGGGGTATCCCCATCTTTACCGCAAGGAAATCCTCGAATTGGAGCTGAAAGGCAAGCCGGTTCTCGGCATGCTCTACATCATGGATGACAGGCATCCCTTCGGTTCTCCTTCGGATTACTACCTGAACGTCATCGCGGAGGGATATAAAACCGCAGGCTTCGACACCGAGATACTGGACCGTGCAGTAGAAAGATCCATCAGTCTGGCGCGGGAGCAGGAGGAACAGGAGCCGGAACAGGGCACGCTGTTCAGCCCGAAATGGCGGTGA
- a CDS encoding DNA cytosine methyltransferase gives MTISLSLGSLFDGIGGFPLAGVRQGFASVWASEIEPFPIEVTKIRFPEMLHVGDITKLKGAELAPVDVVCGGSPCQDLSVAGKRAGLQGERSGLFMEQIRVIKELREHDARRKRTADPVRLRPRYMAWENVQGAFSSADGEDFRAVLEETCRIADSTVSVPRPPGGVWKSAGAILGNQFSLAWRVYDAQYWSVPQRRKRIYLVADFGGHTAPQILFKQDRLFGDSAPCEEARQGASDCSEASAGDPGGNPADGMTDSRSVAFACNQRDEVRNLNNVAGAIQAQPGMKQQTFIAQPPNEAEADNCLTPWDTQQERIFSEESVAPTLAGADGGGGRDPVGLLFAAGVVTKGNGDCFVTPEQHTSLTSGGGQAGQGYPCVMTAGFCAGAAPTAGGIGYQREVAPTLKAGESGTNMVPSILCLNDQGGNRMDVTENISATLRAQMDGHPPIVLGSQQGGAEICEDLCPTITSAAGTSGNNQPVLFENHGIDSRYTGPHAVAPTMSARYGTGGNNVPLISQETETYCIAGNIVDRQDHNGGNGMGFQPDISYTLNTADRHCVFSQQRSDEYVSNNVVSTQSARQFKDSTDLVCEMDIAGLDCRNGIENGDLSGTLQSKTDGGYSLNNVHPVRIGKLIRRLTPLECERLQGFPDYWTDIPGASDSARYKALGNSVAIPCVENVLRGVAFFMRKFYEEQEESECTSTPTT, from the coding sequence GTGACCATATCGCTGTCCCTCGGAAGCCTGTTTGACGGGATTGGCGGATTTCCGCTGGCAGGCGTCCGGCAGGGCTTCGCCTCTGTATGGGCCAGCGAAATCGAGCCGTTCCCGATTGAAGTCACAAAAATACGGTTTCCGGAAATGCTCCATGTCGGCGACATTACAAAACTGAAAGGAGCTGAGCTTGCTCCCGTGGACGTGGTCTGTGGGGGTTCGCCATGTCAGGATTTATCGGTCGCGGGAAAACGCGCCGGACTTCAGGGCGAGCGTTCCGGCCTGTTCATGGAGCAGATTCGCGTCATAAAGGAGCTGAGAGAGCATGACGCAAGAAGAAAACGGACAGCTGACCCTGTTCGACTTAGACCCAGATATATGGCCTGGGAAAATGTCCAAGGAGCTTTCAGTTCAGCGGACGGAGAGGACTTCCGCGCGGTGCTTGAGGAAACCTGCCGAATTGCTGACAGTACCGTTTCTGTACCTCGACCTCCGGGAGGGGTATGGAAGTCTGCTGGGGCCATATTGGGAAATCAATTCTCACTTGCTTGGCGGGTATATGACGCTCAATACTGGTCCGTCCCACAAAGGCGCAAAAGAATCTACCTTGTCGCGGATTTTGGAGGCCACACCGCACCACAAATACTATTTAAGCAAGACCGCCTGTTTGGGGATTCTGCGCCGTGCGAAGAAGCGCGGCAAGGAGCTTCCGACTGTTCTGAAGCAAGCGCTGGAGATCCAGGCGGGAATCCGGCCGATGGAATGACGGATAGCAGATCCGTTGCTTTTGCCTGTAACCAGCGGGATGAGGTGCGGAACCTAAACAACGTGGCTGGTGCGATACAGGCCCAGCCGGGTATGAAGCAGCAGACCTTCATCGCCCAGCCGCCAAACGAAGCGGAGGCTGACAACTGCCTGACCCCATGGGATACCCAGCAGGAGCGGATATTTTCAGAAGAAAGCGTCGCTCCGACGCTGGCCGGCGCGGACGGCGGAGGCGGCAGAGATCCTGTCGGGCTGCTGTTTGCGGCAGGCGTCGTAACAAAAGGTAACGGAGATTGCTTCGTCACACCTGAACAGCACACCTCACTGACATCAGGCGGAGGGCAGGCCGGGCAGGGTTATCCTTGCGTAATGACGGCGGGATTCTGTGCCGGAGCCGCTCCGACAGCGGGTGGCATCGGATATCAGCGGGAGGTCGCGCCCACGCTTAAGGCAGGTGAAAGCGGAACAAATATGGTGCCGTCCATCCTGTGCTTGAATGATCAGGGTGGCAACCGCATGGACGTGACGGAGAATATATCGGCAACGCTCCGCGCTCAGATGGACGGCCATCCGCCAATCGTACTGGGCAGCCAGCAAGGCGGCGCTGAAATCTGTGAGGATTTATGTCCGACCATTACGTCAGCGGCGGGAACCAGCGGAAACAACCAGCCGGTTCTGTTTGAAAACCACGGCATTGACTCCAGGTATACCGGTCCCCACGCAGTGGCACCGACAATGTCCGCCCGTTATGGAACGGGAGGCAACAATGTGCCGCTCATTTCACAAGAAACGGAAACCTATTGCATCGCCGGAAACATCGTAGACCGGCAAGACCACAACGGCGGCAACGGCATGGGTTTCCAGCCGGACATCAGCTACACGCTGAATACCGCCGACCGGCATTGCGTTTTCTCCCAGCAACGAAGCGACGAATACGTTTCAAACAATGTGGTCAGTACGCAGAGTGCCCGGCAGTTTAAGGACTCGACCGACCTCGTATGTGAGATGGATATCGCCGGCCTTGACTGCCGGAACGGTATTGAAAACGGCGATTTAAGCGGAACACTCCAGTCCAAGACAGACGGAGGATACTCTCTGAATAACGTGCATCCAGTCCGCATCGGAAAGCTGATCCGCAGGCTGACACCGCTGGAATGTGAAAGGCTCCAGGGATTTCCCGACTACTGGACGGACATCCCCGGCGCCTCGGACAGCGCGAGGTATAAAGCCCTCGGCAACAGTGTGGCGATTCCCTGTGTGGAGAATGTTCTCCGGGGAGTCGCTTTTTTTATGCGAAAATTCTATGAGGAACAGGAGGAATCCGAATGTACATCTACCCCGACAACTTGA
- a CDS encoding VirB4 family type IV secretion system protein yields the protein MAHQGKTRAPHIDDVRIQEFLDMIAPSVIKFFTDYFICGNTYRSVWALREYPTATEEQAILRHLGEKDGVTLHIYTRHVSPVEERKIISNAANKNRMQRSSTQDLQQTVTAESNLQDVATIVAQMHRSKEPLLHAAVYIELSAHDPDQLKLLQTELLTELVRSKLNVDRLLLRQQQGFVSVMPSGWNVFGDQFERVLPASSVANLYPFNYSGKTDPNGFCLGRDKFGSNILVDFNRRADDKTNANILILGNSGQGKSFLLKIILCNLRESGMRIICLDPEMEFEDLTNNLGGCFIDLMTGEYIINVLEPKTWDETGDPKDAEAPQAFRQTSKLSQHISFLKDFFRTYKDFDDRQIDTIEIMLCKLYDKWGITDHSNFDQLKPDDYPILSDLYELIEEEYKSFDESRRQLYTADTLREICLGLHSLCKGAESKFFNGHTNIKNSEFVTFGVKGLLQASKNLRNALLFNVLSYMSNELLTTGNTVASIDEFYLFLSNLTAVEYVRNFTKRVRKKDSAVILSSQNLEDFNLEGIREYTKPLFSIPAHAFLFNAGNIDKHFYMDSLQLEESEYNLIRYPQRGVCLYKCGNERYNLVVQVPEHKAALFGKAGGR from the coding sequence ATGGCACATCAAGGCAAGACACGAGCACCACATATAGATGATGTTCGTATACAGGAATTCCTCGATATGATCGCTCCGTCCGTGATTAAATTTTTCACGGACTATTTTATTTGCGGCAACACCTACCGCTCGGTATGGGCATTGCGGGAGTACCCGACCGCCACCGAGGAACAGGCCATCCTGCGTCACCTCGGAGAAAAGGATGGCGTAACCTTGCACATCTACACCCGGCATGTGTCCCCCGTGGAGGAACGGAAAATCATCAGCAACGCCGCAAATAAGAACCGGATGCAGCGGAGCAGCACCCAGGATTTACAGCAGACCGTCACGGCGGAAAGCAATTTGCAGGACGTGGCAACCATCGTCGCGCAGATGCACCGGAGCAAAGAACCGCTCCTACACGCGGCTGTTTACATTGAGCTGTCCGCTCACGATCCCGACCAGCTGAAGCTCTTGCAAACCGAGTTGCTGACCGAGCTGGTGCGAAGCAAGCTCAATGTGGACAGGCTCCTCCTCCGCCAGCAGCAGGGCTTTGTCTCGGTCATGCCCTCCGGCTGGAACGTGTTCGGTGACCAGTTTGAACGGGTGCTGCCCGCGAGCTCGGTCGCCAACCTTTATCCGTTTAATTACTCTGGCAAGACGGACCCCAACGGCTTTTGCCTCGGCAGGGACAAATTTGGCAGCAATATCCTTGTGGATTTCAACAGGAGGGCTGACGACAAAACCAACGCCAACATCCTCATTCTCGGCAACAGCGGCCAGGGCAAGAGCTTTTTGTTGAAGATCATCCTCTGCAATCTAAGAGAATCGGGCATGAGAATAATCTGTCTTGACCCCGAAATGGAATTTGAGGATCTCACCAACAACCTGGGCGGCTGTTTCATTGACTTGATGACCGGCGAGTATATCATCAATGTTCTGGAGCCAAAGACCTGGGACGAAACCGGCGATCCAAAGGACGCCGAAGCACCCCAGGCGTTCCGCCAGACTAGCAAGCTCAGTCAGCATATTAGCTTTCTCAAGGACTTTTTCAGGACTTACAAGGATTTTGATGACCGCCAGATCGACACCATCGAGATCATGCTTTGCAAGCTCTACGACAAATGGGGCATCACCGACCACAGCAATTTTGACCAGCTGAAGCCAGATGATTACCCCATCCTCTCCGACTTGTACGAGCTGATTGAGGAAGAATACAAATCCTTTGATGAAAGCCGCCGCCAGCTCTATACAGCGGACACCCTGCGGGAAATCTGCCTCGGACTCCACTCCTTGTGCAAGGGTGCGGAGTCAAAATTCTTTAACGGGCACACCAATATTAAAAACAGCGAGTTCGTGACCTTCGGAGTCAAAGGGCTTCTGCAGGCCAGCAAGAACCTGAGAAATGCCCTGTTGTTCAACGTGCTTTCATACATGAGCAACGAGCTTCTCACCACCGGAAATACCGTCGCCAGCATCGACGAGTTTTATCTGTTCCTCTCCAACCTGACCGCCGTGGAGTATGTCCGCAACTTCACGAAACGTGTTAGGAAAAAGGACAGCGCCGTGATCCTCTCTTCGCAGAATCTGGAGGACTTCAATCTGGAGGGCATCAGGGAGTATACCAAGCCGCTGTTCTCAATACCTGCTCACGCATTTTTGTTCAACGCCGGCAACATCGACAAGCATTTTTACATGGATTCCCTGCAGCTGGAGGAATCGGAATACAATTTGATCCGCTATCCCCAGCGGGGCGTGTGCCTGTATAAGTGCGGAAATGAGCGGTACAACCTCGTTGTTCAGGTTCCCGAACATAAGGCGGCGCTCTTCGGAAAGGCAGGCGGACGATAA
- a CDS encoding DUF4320 family protein, producing the protein MLKLLKSKRGEGYIDVAVLVLCVMLVIALAVSVLPVFVTKNKLDTYATELCREAEIAGRVGSETTLRAQVLTEKTGLSPNVSWSKTGRLQLNEEFTVTVIVQTDLGIFGGFGSFPVTLKAEASGKSEVYWK; encoded by the coding sequence GTGCTGAAGCTACTCAAAAGCAAGCGCGGCGAGGGATATATTGACGTGGCGGTGCTGGTTCTGTGCGTGATGCTGGTCATCGCCCTTGCCGTGAGCGTCCTTCCTGTGTTCGTTACAAAAAACAAGCTGGACACCTACGCCACAGAGCTTTGTCGTGAGGCGGAGATAGCCGGGCGCGTCGGCAGCGAAACCACCCTGCGGGCACAGGTTCTCACGGAAAAAACAGGGCTTTCACCGAATGTCTCATGGTCGAAAACCGGAAGGCTCCAGCTCAACGAGGAATTCACTGTGACCGTCATCGTCCAGACCGACCTCGGTATATTCGGCGGCTTCGGGAGCTTCCCTGTCACCCTGAAAGCCGAGGCCAGCGGCAAGAGCGAGGTGTATTGGAAATGA
- a CDS encoding amidoligase family protein → MKEQRFGVEIEMTGITRQKASEIAASHFGTASYYDGSFYKTYSALDGQNRKWSFTYDSSITPQQKVGRTITEASDEYKTEMVTPICRYEDIETIQELVRKLRGAGAIVNNKCGIHVHVDASPFDANTLRNITNIMASKEDLIYKAMQVEVARERQYCKKVEQSFLEELNRKKPRTLDAVSRIWYNGSDGRYEHYHDSRYHCLNLHSVFQKGTIEFRLFNSTTHAGKIKAYIQLCLAISAQALNQRCASRQKTRSTNEKYTFRTWLLRLGLIGDEFKTARLHLLEHLDGCIAWKDPAQALQQKERLRQKKEKELAEAAQATAEQREQTIENEQGQTGADEQSPGFSMSM, encoded by the coding sequence ATGAAAGAGCAGCGCTTCGGAGTGGAAATTGAAATGACAGGCATAACAAGGCAAAAAGCGTCCGAAATAGCGGCTTCTCACTTCGGTACGGCTTCCTATTATGACGGCAGCTTTTACAAAACATATTCCGCGCTGGACGGACAAAACCGCAAGTGGAGCTTTACCTACGACAGCAGCATCACTCCCCAGCAGAAGGTCGGAAGAACCATAACGGAAGCCTCTGATGAATATAAAACCGAGATGGTCACTCCCATCTGCCGCTACGAAGATATTGAAACCATACAGGAGCTGGTGAGAAAGCTCCGCGGCGCCGGAGCGATTGTGAATAACAAGTGCGGCATCCATGTTCATGTAGACGCTTCTCCCTTTGATGCCAATACCCTGCGAAACATCACCAACATCATGGCCTCCAAGGAGGATCTGATCTACAAGGCCATGCAGGTGGAGGTGGCGAGAGAGCGGCAGTATTGCAAGAAGGTTGAGCAGAGCTTTCTCGAAGAACTGAATCGCAAAAAGCCACGGACGCTGGACGCGGTCAGCCGCATCTGGTACAACGGCAGCGACGGCCGCTATGAGCATTATCATGACAGCCGCTATCACTGCCTGAACCTTCACAGCGTGTTCCAGAAAGGGACTATCGAATTCCGGCTATTTAACTCTACCACTCACGCCGGAAAAATAAAGGCGTACATCCAACTCTGCCTCGCCATTTCCGCGCAGGCTCTGAATCAGCGGTGCGCCAGCCGCCAGAAAACCAGAAGCACCAACGAGAAATATACCTTCCGCACCTGGCTCCTGCGGCTGGGGCTTATCGGGGACGAATTCAAGACCGCCCGGCTTCATCTGCTGGAGCATCTGGATGGCTGTATCGCGTGGAAAGACCCGGCACAGGCCCTCCAGCAAAAGGAACGGTTACGGCAGAAAAAAGAAAAAGAGCTGGCGGAAGCAGCTCAAGCGACAGCGGAACAGCGGGAGCAGACAATCGAAAATGAACAGGGACAGACCGGGGCTGATGAACAAAGCCCCGGTTTTTCTATGTCAATGTAG
- a CDS encoding DUF6103 family protein, with protein MSTTELKVPFPSERLDALRFFMDKKQQTVEKELQDYLDKTYERFVPQNVREYVESRIEPEQNQEQTVESQQASASGEGQTPALRERPPRPSRRQREQTVPETPSAPEAQNGAEDPVEEENQGMTMSM; from the coding sequence ATGAGTACAACCGAATTAAAGGTCCCTTTCCCCTCGGAGCGGCTGGATGCCCTCCGTTTTTTCATGGACAAGAAGCAGCAGACCGTGGAAAAGGAACTGCAGGATTACCTCGACAAAACCTACGAAAGGTTTGTGCCTCAGAACGTCCGTGAGTATGTTGAGAGCCGAATTGAGCCGGAACAGAATCAGGAGCAGACGGTAGAATCACAGCAGGCTTCCGCTTCGGGAGAGGGTCAGACACCCGCTCTAAGAGAGCGCCCGCCTCGTCCTTCCCGCCGTCAGCGAGAACAGACTGTGCCTGAAACGCCCTCCGCTCCAGAGGCTCAGAACGGGGCTGAAGATCCCGTCGAGGAAGAAAACCAGGGCATGACCATGAGTATGTAA
- a CDS encoding DUF3852 domain-containing protein gives MKLKRILPVFLVVLLLGFALCTTAYAAPSGDVAGAIENTWNDASGQIKTVVNNVVFPAIDLILAVFFFAKLGTAYFDYRKHGQFEWAAPAILFACLVFTLTAPLYIWQILGM, from the coding sequence ATGAAACTGAAACGAATCCTGCCTGTTTTCCTCGTGGTGCTGCTGCTGGGCTTTGCGCTATGCACGACCGCCTATGCCGCGCCCTCGGGAGATGTGGCTGGAGCAATCGAAAACACCTGGAACGACGCCTCCGGCCAGATCAAGACCGTGGTCAACAATGTGGTATTCCCCGCAATCGACCTGATTCTGGCGGTCTTTTTCTTCGCCAAGCTCGGAACGGCTTACTTCGACTACCGAAAGCACGGGCAGTTTGAGTGGGCGGCGCCGGCGATTCTGTTCGCTTGCCTGGTATTCACCCTGACCGCGCCGCTGTATATCTGGCAGATCCTTGGGATGTAG
- a CDS encoding DUF6550 family protein, whose product MKLTDKAKKRLTIAGLGMVCVVLVIAVASRFTPEAPKEVSVQPSGTVSDEVNPNTPVTEPTPAPVVNLPPIDQDKASAPPADTGDSTGTEQSIQAEVARPTEPPKEVLTDSSKTPDGQEVGEDKKPANPASADAPKSGDKKDGKIYVPGFGWIEDNGGGVQQNDVGSDGDINKQVGNMD is encoded by the coding sequence ATGAAACTGACAGACAAAGCAAAAAAACGCCTGACCATCGCCGGACTCGGCATGGTGTGTGTCGTTCTTGTCATAGCTGTAGCCTCGCGGTTTACGCCGGAGGCCCCCAAGGAAGTATCCGTCCAGCCTTCAGGCACGGTATCTGACGAAGTAAATCCCAATACCCCGGTCACGGAGCCGACACCGGCTCCGGTGGTAAACCTGCCGCCCATCGATCAGGATAAGGCTTCCGCGCCGCCCGCGGACACCGGAGATTCTACCGGAACCGAGCAGAGCATACAGGCGGAAGTCGCCAGGCCCACCGAACCACCAAAAGAAGTTCTGACCGATTCGTCCAAAACACCGGACGGTCAGGAAGTGGGCGAAGATAAAAAGCCGGCGAATCCCGCATCAGCTGACGCGCCAAAATCCGGCGATAAGAAGGACGGGAAAATCTATGTCCCCGGCTTCGGCTGGATTGAAGATAACGGCGGCGGAGTACAGCAAAACGACGTTGGCTCTGACGGTGATATTAACAAGCAAGTCGGAAATATGGATTAA
- a CDS encoding DUF6103 family protein, which yields MKKATVQISYDAEKLGALRQYMGKKEAELQTELEDFMQKLYEKHVPAPVRDYIENREQDEPEAPRRPSRPASFARPQSHSAGGGE from the coding sequence ATGAAGAAAGCAACCGTTCAGATCAGCTATGACGCCGAAAAGCTCGGCGCCCTCCGCCAGTATATGGGCAAAAAGGAAGCGGAGCTTCAGACCGAGCTGGAGGATTTCATGCAGAAGCTCTACGAAAAGCACGTTCCCGCTCCCGTCAGGGATTACATTGAAAACCGTGAGCAGGACGAGCCGGAAGCGCCCAGACGCCCCTCCAGACCGGCGTCTTTCGCAAGGCCGCAGAGCCATTCCGCGGGCGGCGGTGAATAA